Proteins found in one Triticum urartu cultivar G1812 chromosome 4, Tu2.1, whole genome shotgun sequence genomic segment:
- the LOC125554207 gene encoding protein LURP-one-related 6-like: MGAHTLLTPVVSKIFCSSLQAVLLVRRRPPAVTGGGFVVTDREQRVVFSVDGCGIIGASGQLVVRDGDGTAILFIHKKGGVVQALSVHNRWKGYLMDYGEPSKPVFSLQDPKPVLSCAAGDVRVTVEPKGRKRHWDYEVTGSFAHRACAVKSRTGHVVAQIGVKGMMAGRDFYHVVVQPGYDQAFVIGVIAILDNMNGESTRC, encoded by the exons ATGGGTGCGCACACGCTTCTCACCCCGGTTGTCAGCAAGATCTTCTGCAGCTCCCTGCAGGCCGTGCTCCTGGTCCGCCGCCGTCCCCCCGCCGTCACCGGAGGCGGCTTCGTCGTCACCGACCGCGAGCAGAGGGTAGTCTTCAGCGTCGACGGCTGCGGGATCATCGGCGCCAGCGGGCAGCTCGTCGTCAGGGACGGCGACGGCACCGCCATCCTCTTCATCCACAAGAAG GGAGGAGTCGTCCAAGCGCTGAGCGTTCACAACCGGTGGAAAGGGTACCTCATGGACTACGGCGAGCCGAGCAAGCCGGTGTTCAGCTTGCAGGACCCGAAGCCGGTGCTCAGCTGCGCGGCGGGCGACGTCCGGGTCACCGTCGAACCCAAGGGGAGGAAGCGGCACTGGGACTACGAGGTCACGGGATCCTTCGCCCACAGGGCTTGCGCCGTCAAGAGCCGCACAGGCCACGTCGTAGCACAG ATTGGAGTGAAGGGGATGATGGCCGGCCGGGACTTCTACCATGTGGTGGTGCAGCCGGGCTATGACCAGGCCTTTGTGATTGGCGTAATTGCCATCCTCGACAACATGAATGGGGAATCCACAAGGTGTTAA